The following are encoded together in the Anabrus simplex isolate iqAnaSimp1 chromosome 5, ASM4041472v1, whole genome shotgun sequence genome:
- the LOC137501052 gene encoding uncharacterized protein, translating into MLHSEGHTVLRLPPYHSFFNAIEFVWSVAKQYYNKTVASRPGHGLDRATAVWKESLDQATAEMWRNEVKHTEKKIVEFYNNEVRGLPEVEELVIHHGSSESEEEDEEDEEEEERREAEELAVPL; encoded by the exons atgctgcacagtgaaggccatactgtcttacgacttcctccataccactcatttttcaatgccatcgaatttgtatggtctgtggcaaaacagtattataacaaaacagtggcttcaagacctggtcacggattggacagagctacagctgtgtggaaagaatctcttgatcag gcgacagcagagatgtggagaaatgaagtaaaacacactgagaagaagattgtcgagttctacaataatgaggtgagaggtcttcctgaagtggaggaactagtcattcatcatggaagcagtgaatcggaggaggaagatgaagaagatgaagaagaagaagaaagaagagaagccgaggagttagctgtaccattgtaa